Below is a genomic region from Flavobacterium ginsengisoli.
AACGGTTTCGAGGTCTATAGATTAAAAAGGGCTCTATTGTTGGGATTAATCGACTTTTTTAAGCGTTACATAAAAGTTTAAATCTATTTTTAATTCCTGAAGAGTGTCTTTATTCTCTACTTTTATTGACTGCCAGAATGTCGAAGGATATATAAAATTCTCTCCTGTCCAATTAGTTTTAATTGGCATAGAAAAATTTTCAATACAGTCAATATAACGATAGCTCAATTCTTCATTTTTGTATTTGAATTCTAAAATAGGAACTTTATTTGTCCTTAAGTATTGATCAAACAAAAAGGTAAAGCTAATTCCTGATTTTGAATTTAAATATGATTCGATTTCATTACTTGTAACCGTTTTATTATGAAAATCATGAGTGAGATCACGAATTATTTTTCGAAATTTTGAATCATCATTTATTATGTTTTTAATCATGTGCATAATGGCCCAGCCCTTAATATAATTATCATTGCTACCATCTTCATTTATGCCATATCGACCAATAATGGGTTTATCATTTTCGATTGTTCTAAATCTTCCGTTCATGAATTCGTTTCCAGCTTGTTTTCCACATATATCTGCTATAACAAGTTCTTCGGCTAAACCAGCGAATCCTTCTTGAATCCATCGATCGGCAATGTCACTTGCAGTAACAGTATTGCCAAACCATTCGTGCGCTATTTCGTGAACAATTATTTTATCTGTTTTTTTGCCCCAACCAGTATTCGAAATATCGCCTCCTTTTTTATTTGTGCCTTTTTTGTATGAACTGCCATAAGCAATGGCGCTTTGATGTTCCATTCCTATATATGGGGCATCAACCATCTTAAAACCATCTTCATAAAAAGGATAAGGTCCATACCAATGCTCTAAAGATTTTACTGTTAGTTTAACTTCCGGAATCATATGATTTAGTGCTTTTTCCTTATTGTAGTCAAGTACCCAAAAATCCATGCTCAAATTTCCTTTTTCGCCTTGAAACGTATCAGAGATATTGATATAATTGCCTATATAAAATGTAATTCCGTAATGATTTATAGGATTCTTAACTTCCCATGTAAAAGTTGAAGTAGTATCTGTATTTGTAATTTTCGATGTCAAACGGCCATTTGAAACAGCTATTAGATTTTTAGGAGCAATAATATTTATTCTTGCACCTTTATCTGGTTCATCATAGAGAGCATTTTTACAAGGAAACCACAAACTTGCACCCTTATATTGGCAAGCAACAGAAATCCACGGACGGTTTAAAGAGTCTTTTGCCCAAACCAAACCACCATCCCAAGGCGGTTTAATGGACTCTGTTGGTTTTCCAGAATAATAAATAGTTAGTTTGTTTTTCTTTGAAAGTACCTTTTTAGGCAGTTTTATATACCAGATGTTTTCATTTTGAGTATAATTGATCTTTTTTCCTTTCTGAAAAACACTGTCAATTTTTAAAGGAACAACAAGATCAATCTGCATTAAATCAGAATGTTTTTTGTTAACGACAGTATATTCAATTGTATTTTTTCCTGATATCGTTTTGCTATTGTAATCAGGTTTTATAGTAAGATCATAATGTTGAATATCCCACCAGATTCTTTCAGGAGTTATCGAACCATTTAAAGTGTCTTGTTTTGTTGGTATATGCAATGCTATGTTTTCTTGCGCATATACCATACAAAACATTAAATTTATAATAAGTATGAAGAATACTTGTACAAATGAATATTGTCGCATAACACGGTTTCTAAGATTGAAATACCGCGTAATTTACATCTATTTTATCGAATCTCTCCAACAAACTCAGCAATTTTCCCACTTCCGTTTTCGGCTAAGTGTTTAATAAAAGCACTTCCGATAATTGCACCTTTTGCATATTTAGTTGCCTGATTGAAAGTTTCTTTATTCGAAATTCCGAAACCAACAATTTGAGGATTTTTCAAATTCATGTCCGCAATTCTTTCGAAATAAGTTTCCTGAGTATTTCCAAAACCAGATTGAGATCCTGTGACACTTGCTGAACTTACCATATAGATAAATCCGTTTGAAACGCTGTCAATAAAACGAATACGTTCGTCTGAAGTTTGTGGTGTAATTAAAAACACATTAATTAAACCATATTTTTCGAAAATCGCTTTGTACTCATCTGCATAAACATCAACTGGAAGATCTGGAATAATTAAACCGTCAATTCCGATTTCAGCACATTTTTGGCAAAAAGCTTCAACGCCGTATTGCAACATCGGATTAAAATATCCCATAATAATCAACGGAATTTTTACGCTTTCGCGGATGTTTTTTAGCTGATCGAAAAGGATTTGAGTTGTCATTCCGTTATGAAGCGCCTGTGTAGAACTCGCCTGAATGGTTGGTCCGTCTGCCAAAGGATCACTAAAAGGAAGTCCGATTTCGATTAAATCAACTCCGTTTTTTTCTAAATCCTGAATAATCTGCACAGTATCGTTTAAATTAGGATATCCGGCAGAAAAGTAAATCGAAAGGATTTTTTTATCTTCTTGTAATTTTTGAGTTATTCTGTTCATTTTTAGTATGTTTTTCTCCTGCAAGGTTTTTAAAACCTTGTAGGCATGTTATTTGTATTGCCACAGATTAAAGGATTTTAAATGATTTCTAAATTAAAGGTTGTTTCTCTTTAATAATTAATCTGTGAAAATCCTTTAATCTGTGGCATACTTTATTTAAAATTTTATGATTTGGCTTTCCCAATCATCACCTTTTTTTCAACCAATAATAATCCAGAGTCAGAATCATTCATTTGCGCAATTAATTCGCCTTTATTATTCCAAAAAGCGCTTTGTCCAGCAGAAGGCGATCCCCAAGATTCTCCGCTAAAATTCGACATTAAAACATTCATTTTATGTTTTTCAGCATAATTTTGTAAATCTCTATAAGCATTTGGAATCCCGTTTGGCGAAAAGAAAATGCTTGCTACATAAATATCGGTATCATTTTTGGCCGCATTTTCAGGATGCAAAGGATTGTCAATATCAGCGCAAATTGCAAAAGAAATGTTTTGATCTTCTATAGTTAACATCGGATTAAAATCGAATGTCGAATCGAAGAATTCATCTTCGCCTTCATGCAAAAACTGTTTGGTATAAATTGAAACCGAATCGTCTGGAGCTATAATAAATTCGCCAATATATAATTTCGAATCTATCTTAATTGGTGCTCCAGCTATAATAACAATGTTATTTCTAACCGATAATTCTTTTAAATGATCAATTCTATAATCGTCTTCTGTAAAGATCAATGCTTCTGCATTTTCTCTTTCGTAGCCTGTAATTGATAATTCTGGAAACGCAATTAAATTAGCACCGTTTTCGGCAGCCAATTCAATAAGCTGATAATGATTCAGTAAATTAGCAGATATATCTCCTCGTTTTGGTTTTGTTTGCGCTGCCGCTAAAATCATTTTTAATTATTTATTTTCAGTATATACCCAAGCCGTTCTTCCTGATTGAAGTTTGACTTGCACTCTTTTGTATGAATTAGACTCGAATTGATCAACTTTTAATAATTCTGGATTAGAAACTTCAAAAGCAACACCATGTATAATGTCCTCCAAATTTTCACTTGGTACAGCCACAACATAATCT
It encodes:
- the trpA gene encoding tryptophan synthase subunit alpha, with translation MNRITQKLQEDKKILSIYFSAGYPNLNDTVQIIQDLEKNGVDLIEIGLPFSDPLADGPTIQASSTQALHNGMTTQILFDQLKNIRESVKIPLIIMGYFNPMLQYGVEAFCQKCAEIGIDGLIIPDLPVDVYADEYKAIFEKYGLINVFLITPQTSDERIRFIDSVSNGFIYMVSSASVTGSQSGFGNTQETYFERIADMNLKNPQIVGFGISNKETFNQATKYAKGAIIGSAFIKHLAENGSGKIAEFVGEIR
- a CDS encoding gamma-glutamylcyclotransferase family protein, with amino-acid sequence MELLFSYGTLRSKQTQMQIFNKVLSGSPDQILGFKLKSLQIEEEFGMADYVVAVPSENLEDIIHGVAFEVSNPELLKVDQFESNSYKRVQVKLQSGRTAWVYTENK
- a CDS encoding carbon-nitrogen hydrolase family protein, yielding MILAAAQTKPKRGDISANLLNHYQLIELAAENGANLIAFPELSITGYERENAEALIFTEDDYRIDHLKELSVRNNIVIIAGAPIKIDSKLYIGEFIIAPDDSVSIYTKQFLHEGEDEFFDSTFDFNPMLTIEDQNISFAICADIDNPLHPENAAKNDTDIYVASIFFSPNGIPNAYRDLQNYAEKHKMNVLMSNFSGESWGSPSAGQSAFWNNKGELIAQMNDSDSGLLLVEKKVMIGKAKS
- a CDS encoding M1 family metallopeptidase, which gives rise to MVYAQENIALHIPTKQDTLNGSITPERIWWDIQHYDLTIKPDYNSKTISGKNTIEYTVVNKKHSDLMQIDLVVPLKIDSVFQKGKKINYTQNENIWYIKLPKKVLSKKNKLTIYYSGKPTESIKPPWDGGLVWAKDSLNRPWISVACQYKGASLWFPCKNALYDEPDKGARINIIAPKNLIAVSNGRLTSKITNTDTTSTFTWEVKNPINHYGITFYIGNYINISDTFQGEKGNLSMDFWVLDYNKEKALNHMIPEVKLTVKSLEHWYGPYPFYEDGFKMVDAPYIGMEHQSAIAYGSSYKKGTNKKGGDISNTGWGKKTDKIIVHEIAHEWFGNTVTASDIADRWIQEGFAGLAEELVIADICGKQAGNEFMNGRFRTIENDKPIIGRYGINEDGSNDNYIKGWAIMHMIKNIINDDSKFRKIIRDLTHDFHNKTVTSNEIESYLNSKSGISFTFLFDQYLRTNKVPILEFKYKNEELSYRYIDCIENFSMPIKTNWTGENFIYPSTFWQSIKVENKDTLQELKIDLNFYVTLKKVD